In Haliovirga abyssi, the sequence TTATTAAATTATTATCTGCATATAAATTTTCTAAATTTGTCATATTATGCAAATAACTAATCTCTTTTATTTTATTATAACTACACTTTAAGTTCCTTAAATTCATTAAATTTACTATTGGAAACAAATTATCAATTTTATTGTTACTTATTATTAATTCTTCTAAATTTTTTAAATCATCTAATCCATCTAATTTTATTATTTCGTTAAATTTTAAATCTAATATTTTTAATGCAGTTAATTTATCCAATTTTGATATATCTTTTAATTGATTGCCAGACAAATATAATTTTTCCAATTTTGTTAAATTTTCAATACTAGAAATATCTTCTAACAAATTCCCTTCTAAATTTAATTCTTTCAAATTTACCATATCAGCTAAAGGTAAAATATTTTTTATACTATTTTCACTTAAATCTAATTTTTCTAAATGTTTTAAATTCCCTAAAAAACTTATATCTTCTATGTCATCTCCTATTAAATATAATTCTTTTAAGTTATTTAATTTTTTTATAAATTCAAAATCTTTGTTTTCCAAATATGGCAAATATAATTTTTCTAATTTTTTCAAATTCCCTGCTTTTTCTATATTATTAATTTTATTATGCATAATATCTAACTCTTTTAAATTTTTAATATACTTATCTACATTAAAGTTCTCTATATCATCTTTTTCTAAGTTTAATCTTTCTAAATTCTTAATATTTTTTAAAAATGAAAAATCTGATATTCTACAGTTTTCAATAGTTAAATCGTTCAAATAATCAAGTTTAGGAATTATAAATTTTATTAACGTTTTATTTTCTACACTTTCTATATATAATGTTTTTAAATTTGTAAAATATTTTAATTCCTCTATTAAATCAAACTTGTATATAAGTAAATTTTTAATCTGTTTTAAATCTTCATAATAAATATTTCTATTTTCAGGAATATCTAGTTTTGCCTTAATTACATTTTCAAAATGTTTATTATAAAAAAATATATAAGTTTTAACAGTGGATAATCCTTTATCATCAAATGCTATTATTTTTAATTCTATTGTTTTATCTCCCAAATTATAGCTATGATTTAAATTCAACATCAAAAAATTTTCATCTATTTCTTCATCTATTTCTCCATCATTCTCCCAATCAATTTGAAACTTTTTTATTTTACCATCTATATCTAAAATATTTCCTAATAAATTTATAATATTATTTTCTCTTTTTCCAAGCATATTTAAGACTGGTGGTTTATCAAATTCAACTTCTATACTCTTACTTCTTATCTCTTCTACTTCACATTCTAAAATATATTTTCCGCTTTTATCTGTTGAAAAAAAATTGTTCTCAATTTTTTGCCCATTAACATAATAATTAATGTGATAATTTGTTAATATATCTCCATATTTATTTTTAACTATCCCTGTTAATATTACCTTGTCAACTCCATTAGCTTTTATTAATTTTTTGTTTATAATTAATTCTACTTTATCTATTTTTAGTTTTTCATTTAAAAAACATCCGCTTAGAAATAATATTAAAAATAATATTATTAATTTATTTTTAATATTATTAATCTTCTCCATATTTAACATAATATCCTATATTTTTAGTATAATATTTATTTAACATATCTAAATCTTTTGACTCACTTCCAATCCAAGCAACAAACATCTCACTTTGAATCCAATTATTATTATAATCTTCCAAAGGGATATTTTCCCACCAATTTTCTCCCTTTTTATAAGGAATTACATAATATACCACTAATGAATCTTCAGTAAATACTCCTTTTCTCTCTAATTTTGAAATTGAATCATTTAAATTTTTAGTATATATTATCTTTGTAGTTTCTTCACAATAATTTATATATTGATTTTTTGATTGCTTTCTCACATCTATATTCTCTACAAGAGTATAATATGGAGCAGCCATATATCTTTTAGGCCATTTTTCTTCATTTAACAAAATTACTCCCTTATATACCAAATATCCATCTGGGACTATCTCACTACCATCATTATTTAAATTTGGAAATCCTCTATGTACCCATTTTATACCATCAGATAAACTATTTTTTAAATTTGTTTTAAATACTGTTTTTTTCGTTTTAGATATATTCCTAGTTATTTTTATTTCATATCCCATATTTTCTAAATTTTCTCTATATATTTGTTTTCTTAT encodes:
- a CDS encoding leucine-rich repeat domain-containing protein gives rise to the protein MEKINNIKNKLIILFLILFLSGCFLNEKLKIDKVELIINKKLIKANGVDKVILTGIVKNKYGDILTNYHINYYVNGQKIENNFFSTDKSGKYILECEVEEIRSKSIEVEFDKPPVLNMLGKRENNIINLLGNILDIDGKIKKFQIDWENDGEIDEEIDENFLMLNLNHSYNLGDKTIELKIIAFDDKGLSTVKTYIFFYNKHFENVIKAKLDIPENRNIYYEDLKQIKNLLIYKFDLIEELKYFTNLKTLYIESVENKTLIKFIIPKLDYLNDLTIENCRISDFSFLKNIKNLERLNLEKDDIENFNVDKYIKNLKELDIMHNKINNIEKAGNLKKLEKLYLPYLENKDFEFIKKLNNLKELYLIGDDIEDISFLGNLKHLEKLDLSENSIKNILPLADMVNLKELNLEGNLLEDISSIENLTKLEKLYLSGNQLKDISKLDKLTALKILDLKFNEIIKLDGLDDLKNLEELIISNNKIDNLFPIVNLMNLRNLKCSYNKIKEISYLHNMTNLENLYADNNLITDLRVMLELNSLKYLNIKNNPIYGNAQINNYKIILELEKRLDTFEY